The Paenibacillus sp. RUD330 genome has a segment encoding these proteins:
- the spoVG gene encoding septation regulator SpoVG has protein sequence MQITDVRLRRVNSEGRMKAIASITIDNEFVVHDIRVIDGNNGMFVAMPSKRTPDGEFRDIAHPISSTTREKIQAAVLAEYERAATEEEVAIEEGA, from the coding sequence GTGCAGATTACCGATGTCAGACTCCGCCGCGTTAATTCCGAAGGGCGTATGAAGGCCATTGCTTCCATCACCATTGATAATGAATTTGTCGTTCATGATATTCGCGTCATTGACGGCAACAATGGAATGTTCGTCGCAATGCCAAGCAAGCGTACGCCGGATGGGGAATTCCGGGATATTGCCCACCCGATCTCTTCCACCACTCGGGAGAAGATTCAAGCTGCCGTACTCGCCGAGTACGAGCGCGCAGCAACGGAAGAAGAAGTTGCAATCGAAGAAGGTGCCTGA
- the glmU gene encoding bifunctional UDP-N-acetylglucosamine diphosphorylase/glucosamine-1-phosphate N-acetyltransferase GlmU: MNVMAVVLAAGQGKRMKSKLYKVLHPVCGKPMVGHVVDTVEQASCSRTVVVVGHGAAAVQSYLGDRAEFVLQEQQLGTGHAVVQAKELLGQEEGITLVVCGDTPLVTVETVNAMIELHRTSGAAATVLTAEFPNPAGYGRVIRGAEGAVERIVEQKDCSPAEAAVREINTGTYCFDNRKLFDALSRVTNDNAQGEYYLTDVIGIFVSEGETVQAYCTSDLAEAIGINDRVALGEAESLMRQRIVRRHQVNGVTVIDTGSAYIEADVKIGADTVLYPGTVLRGSTVIGEDCIIGPSADIADSVIGDGVTVRYSTIDQSEAGAGSSIGPYANLRPGSKLGKDCKIGDFVELKNAVLGDDSKVSHLSYVGDAEVGRGVNIGCGAITVNYDGFNKSKTVIGDDAFIGSNVNLIAPVHIGDGAYVVAGSTVTHDVPGGDLAIARERQVNKPGYADKIRSRAKAKKERGKTE; the protein is encoded by the coding sequence GTGAATGTGATGGCGGTCGTGCTTGCGGCAGGACAAGGCAAGCGGATGAAATCCAAGCTGTACAAGGTGCTGCATCCCGTATGCGGCAAGCCGATGGTGGGACATGTCGTGGATACGGTCGAGCAGGCGTCCTGCTCCAGAACCGTCGTTGTCGTCGGCCACGGAGCCGCAGCGGTGCAGTCCTATTTGGGAGATCGCGCCGAATTCGTGCTGCAGGAGCAGCAGCTCGGCACCGGCCATGCGGTCGTTCAAGCCAAGGAGCTGCTCGGGCAAGAGGAGGGCATTACGCTCGTCGTCTGCGGGGATACGCCGCTCGTGACGGTCGAGACGGTGAATGCGATGATCGAGCTTCATCGGACAAGCGGCGCGGCGGCCACGGTGCTGACGGCCGAATTCCCCAATCCGGCCGGCTACGGCCGTGTCATCCGCGGCGCCGAAGGCGCGGTCGAGCGCATCGTGGAGCAGAAGGACTGCTCCCCTGCCGAAGCCGCTGTCCGCGAGATCAACACGGGCACGTACTGCTTCGACAACCGCAAGCTGTTCGATGCGCTCTCCCGCGTCACCAATGACAACGCCCAGGGAGAATACTACCTGACCGATGTCATCGGCATTTTCGTCTCGGAAGGCGAGACGGTACAGGCCTACTGCACGAGCGATCTGGCCGAGGCGATCGGCATCAACGACCGCGTTGCGCTCGGTGAGGCGGAAAGCCTCATGCGCCAGCGCATCGTGCGCCGCCATCAAGTGAACGGCGTCACGGTCATCGATACGGGGAGCGCCTATATCGAAGCGGACGTGAAGATCGGAGCCGATACGGTTCTCTACCCCGGCACCGTTCTGCGGGGCTCCACAGTCATCGGAGAGGACTGCATCATCGGCCCGTCGGCGGATATCGCGGACTCCGTCATCGGAGACGGCGTGACTGTCCGCTATTCCACGATCGATCAGTCCGAAGCGGGCGCCGGCAGCTCGATCGGCCCTTACGCCAATCTGCGGCCGGGCTCCAAGCTCGGCAAGGATTGCAAGATCGGCGACTTCGTGGAGCTGAAGAACGCCGTGCTGGGAGATGACAGCAAAGTATCCCATCTGAGCTACGTGGGCGATGCGGAAGTGGGCCGCGGGGTCAATATCGGCTGCGGCGCCATCACGGTCAACTATGACGGCTTCAACAAATCGAAGACGGTCATCGGCGACGACGCCTTCATCGGCAGCAACGTGAATCTCATCGCTCCGGTCCATATCGGGGATGGAGCTTATGTCGTAGCCGGCTCCACCGTCACGCACGACGTGCCGGGAGGCGATCTGGCCATCGCCCGAGAGCGCCAGGTGAACAAGCCGGGTTACGCGGACAAGATCCGCTCGAGAGCCAAGGCGAAAAAGGAACGCGGCAAAACGGAATAG
- a CDS encoding 50S ribosomal protein L25/general stress protein Ctc — translation MAITMQAQTRTNASKGSLRQLRKEGKVPAVVYGKKLESSSVISLDEKEIMHLLRSHPNAIIELSIPDAGKQPVMITDVQRDALSRKVVHIDLHQINMNEEIKTAVRIDLAGDSAGVREGGVLSVSLHELEIQCLPNDIPESIEADISSLGVGENLLVGDLKLPGNVTVLSDAEQVVVAVLAPQKEVSEEEADEAAKEDEKAAARSEDANAVDEE, via the coding sequence ATGGCAATTACGATGCAAGCACAGACCCGCACGAACGCTTCCAAAGGAAGCCTGCGCCAGCTCCGCAAGGAGGGAAAGGTGCCTGCGGTTGTATATGGCAAGAAATTGGAATCTTCATCGGTTATTTCCCTGGATGAAAAGGAAATCATGCATCTGCTCCGTTCCCATCCGAACGCGATCATCGAGCTGTCGATCCCGGATGCGGGCAAGCAGCCGGTCATGATCACCGACGTTCAGCGCGACGCGCTTTCCCGCAAGGTGGTCCATATCGACCTGCATCAAATCAATATGAATGAAGAGATCAAGACGGCCGTGCGCATCGACCTCGCGGGAGATTCCGCCGGCGTCCGCGAAGGCGGCGTCCTGTCCGTGTCCTTGCATGAGCTGGAGATTCAGTGCCTTCCGAATGACATCCCGGAATCCATCGAGGCCGATATCTCTTCCCTCGGGGTCGGCGAGAACCTGCTTGTCGGCGATCTGAAGCTGCCCGGCAACGTAACCGTGCTGTCGGATGCCGAGCAGGTCGTCGTGGCCGTCCTCGCTCCGCAGAAGGAAGTTTCCGAGGAGGAAGCCGACGAAGCGGCCAAGGAAGACGAAAAGGCGGCTGCCCGTTCCGAAGATGCCAACGCGGTGGACGAGGAATAG
- the pth gene encoding aminoacyl-tRNA hydrolase: MKWIVGLGNPGSQYEDTRHNIGFKVVDALAEKWDIKVNTSKCRALIGEGRVGAEKVVLIKPMTYMNLSGESMRAYMDYFGAKLEDLIVVYDDMDTETGKIRLRYQGGPGGHNGIKSIIQHMGTQNFNRIRMGVSRPTNGMIIADYVLSNFPKADRDAVQAMIGKACDAAEHALDHPFDDTMGKFNA, encoded by the coding sequence ATGAAATGGATCGTCGGCTTGGGGAATCCAGGCAGCCAGTATGAGGATACCCGGCATAATATCGGCTTCAAAGTGGTGGATGCACTGGCGGAAAAATGGGATATCAAGGTCAATACGAGCAAATGCAGGGCGCTGATCGGCGAAGGACGCGTCGGGGCGGAGAAGGTCGTCCTGATCAAGCCGATGACATACATGAACCTGTCCGGCGAGTCGATGCGGGCCTATATGGATTATTTTGGAGCCAAGCTGGAAGATCTCATCGTCGTCTATGACGACATGGATACGGAGACGGGCAAGATTCGCCTGCGCTATCAGGGAGGACCGGGCGGGCACAACGGCATCAAGTCCATCATCCAGCATATGGGGACACAGAATTTCAACCGGATCCGCATGGGGGTGTCGCGTCCGACGAACGGCATGATCATCGCCGATTACGTCCTCTCGAACTTCCCGAAGGCCGACCGGGATGCCGTGCAGGCGATGATCGGCAAGGCATGCGATGCAGCGGAGCATGCGCTGGATCATCCGTTCGACGATACGATGGGCAAGTTCAACGCCTGA
- a CDS encoding anti-sigma-F factor Fin family protein: MAIHYECRHCRTPLGSISSVQGITENRLGLHFLTLEERSDIIAYNPDGDMVVKIVCEYCSEAVARNPELLLVSSPLQ; this comes from the coding sequence ATGGCAATCCATTATGAATGCCGGCACTGCCGGACGCCGCTCGGCTCGATCTCGAGCGTGCAAGGAATTACGGAGAACAGGCTCGGCCTGCATTTCTTGACCCTCGAAGAACGCAGCGATATAATAGCGTATAACCCGGATGGCGATATGGTGGTAAAAATTGTCTGCGAGTATTGCAGCGAGGCCGTCGCCCGGAATCCGGAACTGCTGCTGGTATCAAGCCCGCTGCAGTAG
- the mfd gene encoding transcription-repair coupling factor: MKALLEAFAADRDFQSVVSGFRKGMREQLISGLAGSSRQVLMAALRREFDQPILVVTHNMFSAQKIAEDLQELCKDDEVLLYPANELVAAEAAVSSPEMLAQRMDVLIRLSRGFRGIVVVPFSGVRRYLPLKGVMAEAQIEIKVGDTLPLEQFLQRMNSLGYVRVDRVENRGEMSVRGGIADFYPLTSPVAVRMEWFDDEIDSIRSFDPEGQRSIDKMNAYTVPPCQELIADERRFGAAAQHGAELLERQLERMTDRTAKERLRTEIGAELERLRQHIHFPELYKYIALLYPERQTLFDYMPEDTLLVLDEPTRLIETGRQLERDEAEWQAHLLSNGKSLPGIQLAREADEVLHNRKFPALFLSLFLRQIPHTQPQNILNFMCRSMQNFHGQMNVLKAEMERWKKAGASVLMLAGGSERIERLRRVLGDYDIEPPVILEGGLQSGFELPGSHLVVITEGELFSQKSRKTRRVDKNIDNAERIKSYTELKVGDYVVHQNHGIGKYMGIGTLEIGGIHKDYMHIMYAGGDKLSVPIDQIDLIQKYVGSEEKEPKVYKLGGNEWTRVKNKVRSSVKDIADDLIKLYAQRQEAKGFGFGQDTAYQNEFEAMFPYDETPDQLRAIREIKKDMELQRPMDRLLCGDVGYGKTEVAVRAAFKAAIEGKQVAVLVPTTILAQQHYETFRERFADFPFNVQVLSRFRSRKEQTDTMKGLKAGTVDVVIGTHRLLSQDIVFKDLGLLIVDEEQRFGVSHKEKLKRLKTNVDVLTLTATPIPRTLHMSMLGVRDLSVIETPPENRFPVQTYVVEYNTALVREAIERELARGGQVYYLYNRVQGIYQMAELLSSLVPEARVAVGHGQMSEQELEKTILDFLDGESDVLVSTSIIETGVDIPNVNTLIVHDADKMGLSQLYQLRGRVGRSNRIAYAYFTYQRDKVLTEVAEKRLQSIKEFTELGSGFKIAMRDLAIRGAGNLLGAEQHGFIASVGFDLYSQMLADEIARRKKEMYGEEEETEKPVSTVIDLSLDAYLPSDYIYDSIQKIEIYKKVASLSSLDDAEDLREELTDRFGDLPQAVDTLLDVARLKIYGSLYGIESVSGKGDEWTLKFAARAAHRIDIRAVDRLCLDFENRFKRGGAKDAVTELALRGKGLGSEERLALTLTFLERMKDAVKPAAQLEKSAGGK; this comes from the coding sequence TTGAAAGCGTTACTTGAGGCTTTTGCCGCGGACCGGGACTTCCAATCGGTCGTCTCCGGGTTCCGCAAAGGGATGAGGGAGCAGCTGATTTCAGGCTTGGCAGGCTCCTCCCGCCAGGTGCTGATGGCGGCTCTGCGCCGCGAATTCGATCAGCCGATCCTGGTCGTGACCCACAATATGTTCTCGGCGCAGAAAATCGCCGAGGACCTGCAGGAGCTCTGCAAGGACGATGAAGTCCTGCTGTATCCCGCGAACGAACTGGTCGCCGCCGAAGCCGCCGTCTCGAGTCCCGAGATGCTGGCCCAGCGGATGGATGTGCTCATCCGGCTGTCCAGGGGATTCCGCGGGATCGTTGTCGTGCCCTTCTCCGGCGTCCGCCGCTATCTGCCGCTCAAGGGCGTGATGGCGGAAGCGCAGATCGAGATCAAGGTCGGGGATACGCTCCCGCTGGAGCAGTTCCTTCAGCGCATGAACAGCTTGGGCTATGTCCGCGTGGACCGCGTGGAGAACCGGGGGGAGATGAGCGTCCGCGGCGGCATAGCGGACTTCTACCCGCTGACCTCGCCGGTCGCCGTGCGGATGGAATGGTTCGACGACGAGATCGACTCCATCCGTTCGTTCGATCCGGAAGGGCAGCGCTCCATCGACAAGATGAACGCGTATACCGTGCCCCCGTGCCAAGAGCTGATCGCGGACGAACGGCGCTTCGGCGCGGCCGCGCAGCATGGCGCGGAGCTGCTCGAGAGGCAGCTGGAGCGCATGACCGACCGCACCGCGAAGGAGCGGCTGCGCACGGAGATCGGAGCGGAGCTGGAGCGGCTGCGCCAGCACATCCATTTTCCCGAACTTTATAAATACATCGCCTTGCTCTATCCCGAGCGCCAGACGCTGTTCGACTATATGCCGGAGGATACGCTGCTCGTGCTCGACGAGCCGACGCGGCTGATCGAGACGGGCCGCCAGCTGGAGCGCGACGAGGCGGAGTGGCAGGCTCATCTGCTCTCGAACGGCAAGTCGCTGCCGGGCATCCAGCTGGCCCGCGAGGCGGACGAGGTGCTGCACAACCGCAAGTTCCCGGCTCTCTTCCTTTCTTTGTTCCTGCGCCAGATTCCGCATACGCAGCCGCAGAATATCCTGAACTTCATGTGCCGCAGCATGCAGAATTTCCATGGGCAGATGAATGTGCTGAAGGCGGAGATGGAGCGCTGGAAAAAAGCCGGCGCGAGCGTGCTCATGCTGGCCGGAGGCAGCGAGCGGATCGAGCGCCTGCGCCGGGTGCTCGGCGATTACGACATCGAGCCGCCGGTCATCCTGGAAGGCGGCTTGCAGAGCGGCTTCGAGCTTCCGGGCTCGCATCTGGTCGTCATTACCGAGGGCGAGCTGTTCTCGCAGAAATCGCGCAAGACCCGCCGCGTGGACAAGAATATCGACAATGCCGAGCGGATCAAGAGCTATACGGAGCTCAAGGTCGGCGATTATGTCGTCCATCAGAACCATGGCATCGGCAAGTACATGGGCATCGGAACGCTTGAGATCGGCGGCATCCACAAGGACTACATGCATATCATGTATGCCGGCGGCGACAAGCTCTCCGTGCCGATCGACCAGATCGACCTCATCCAGAAATACGTCGGATCCGAGGAGAAGGAGCCGAAGGTCTACAAGCTTGGCGGCAACGAATGGACGCGGGTCAAGAACAAGGTCCGCAGCTCCGTCAAGGATATCGCCGACGACCTCATCAAGCTGTACGCCCAGCGCCAGGAGGCCAAGGGCTTCGGCTTCGGGCAGGATACGGCCTACCAGAACGAGTTCGAGGCGATGTTCCCGTACGACGAGACGCCCGACCAGCTGCGCGCCATCCGCGAAATCAAGAAGGACATGGAGCTGCAGCGGCCGATGGACCGGCTGCTGTGCGGCGACGTCGGCTACGGCAAGACCGAGGTTGCGGTCCGCGCCGCCTTCAAGGCCGCCATCGAAGGCAAGCAGGTTGCCGTGCTCGTGCCGACGACGATTCTCGCCCAGCAGCATTACGAGACGTTCCGGGAGCGGTTCGCCGACTTTCCGTTCAACGTCCAGGTGCTCAGCCGCTTCCGCTCCCGCAAGGAGCAGACGGATACGATGAAAGGGCTCAAGGCCGGAACGGTCGACGTCGTCATCGGCACGCATCGCCTGCTGTCGCAGGATATCGTGTTCAAGGACCTCGGACTGCTCATCGTCGACGAGGAGCAGCGGTTCGGCGTGTCCCACAAGGAGAAGCTCAAGCGGCTCAAGACCAATGTGGACGTGCTGACGCTGACGGCGACTCCGATACCGCGGACGCTGCATATGTCCATGCTCGGCGTGCGCGACCTGTCCGTCATCGAGACGCCGCCGGAGAACCGGTTCCCGGTGCAGACCTACGTCGTCGAGTACAATACGGCTCTCGTGCGCGAGGCGATCGAGCGCGAGCTGGCCCGCGGCGGACAGGTGTACTACCTGTACAACCGGGTCCAAGGTATCTATCAGATGGCGGAGCTGCTCTCCTCGCTCGTGCCGGAGGCGCGGGTGGCGGTCGGCCACGGACAGATGTCGGAGCAGGAGCTGGAGAAGACGATTCTCGATTTCCTCGACGGGGAATCGGATGTCCTGGTGAGCACGAGCATCATCGAGACCGGCGTCGACATTCCGAACGTCAACACGCTCATCGTCCATGACGCGGACAAAATGGGCCTGTCCCAGCTGTACCAGCTGCGGGGACGGGTCGGCCGCTCCAATCGGATCGCCTACGCCTACTTCACCTACCAGCGCGACAAGGTGCTGACGGAAGTCGCCGAGAAGAGGCTCCAGTCGATCAAGGAGTTCACGGAGCTCGGCTCCGGCTTCAAGATCGCGATGCGGGATCTTGCCATTCGCGGAGCGGGCAACCTGCTCGGGGCGGAGCAGCATGGCTTCATCGCCTCGGTCGGCTTCGATCTGTATTCGCAGATGCTGGCCGACGAGATCGCCCGCCGCAAGAAGGAAATGTACGGGGAGGAAGAGGAGACGGAGAAGCCAGTCAGCACCGTCATCGACCTCAGCCTGGATGCTTACCTGCCTTCGGATTATATTTACGACAGCATCCAGAAGATCGAGATCTACAAGAAGGTCGCTTCGCTGTCCTCGCTGGACGATGCCGAGGACTTGCGCGAGGAGCTGACCGACCGCTTCGGCGATCTGCCGCAGGCCGTGGATACTCTGCTCGACGTGGCGAGGCTGAAAATCTACGGCTCGTTGTACGGCATCGAATCCGTAAGCGGCAAGGGCGACGAATGGACGCTCAAGTTCGCGGCGCGAGCGGCGCATCGGATCGATATCCGGGCGGTCGACAGGCTATGCCTCGACTTCGAGAACCGGTTCAAGCGCGGCGGCGCCAAGGACGCGGTGACGGAGCTGGCGCTGCGGGGCAAGGGGCTCGGCAGCGAGGAGCGTCTCGCGCTCACGCTGACCTTCCTGGAGCGCATGAAGGATGCGGTGAAGCCGGCGGCGCAGCTGGAGAAATCGGCCGGGGGCAAGTAA
- a CDS encoding peptidylprolyl isomerase: MHISSKRPAWGRSMLLILAAVLAVSLAACGKKDNGESGSKDSGKTIAEYKGGTVTEKEFTTFTNVLKVINPQMEPYLGMAEYKNMLLDQYIGYHIVYNDASKEAKDKATKDADTEYGKIEEAVTKDKLDEELKTNSITSTDVKDFIRLSIGVSEAMAAKVTDEDVTKYFNENKQSLIKVDVRHVLVGFQDSAGKERSKEDALKRAKEAKAKLEAAGADWNALAKEYSDDPGSSSTGGLYSNADPSTYVEAFKKACLEQKVGVVGEPVETEYGYHVIKVEKRDEPTLESSKQTIKETIGQTKLNDYMQNEVPKLITKKEEFKDPSPSPAASPAASPAANSGAENGAATNSSDAAANNGSK, encoded by the coding sequence ATGCATATTTCGAGCAAGCGCCCTGCCTGGGGACGCAGCATGCTGCTGATTCTTGCGGCCGTCCTGGCCGTGTCGCTGGCAGCATGCGGCAAGAAGGACAATGGGGAATCCGGCTCCAAGGATTCCGGGAAGACGATCGCCGAGTACAAGGGCGGAACGGTAACGGAAAAGGAATTCACCACGTTCACGAACGTGCTCAAGGTCATCAACCCGCAAATGGAGCCATACCTCGGAATGGCCGAATACAAAAATATGCTGCTTGACCAGTATATCGGGTACCATATCGTCTACAACGACGCCTCCAAGGAAGCGAAGGACAAAGCAACCAAGGACGCGGATACCGAATATGGCAAGATCGAGGAAGCCGTTACGAAGGACAAGCTCGACGAGGAGCTCAAGACCAACAGCATCACCTCGACCGACGTGAAGGACTTCATCCGCCTCTCTATCGGCGTATCCGAAGCGATGGCGGCCAAGGTTACGGATGAAGACGTGACGAAATACTTCAACGAAAACAAGCAGAGCCTGATCAAGGTCGACGTGCGCCATGTGCTGGTCGGCTTCCAGGATTCCGCCGGCAAGGAGCGCTCCAAGGAAGACGCCCTGAAGCGCGCCAAGGAAGCCAAGGCGAAGCTTGAGGCTGCAGGCGCCGACTGGAATGCCCTCGCCAAGGAATACTCCGATGATCCCGGCTCCAGCAGCACCGGAGGCCTGTACTCGAATGCCGATCCGTCCACCTATGTAGAGGCATTCAAGAAAGCTTGCCTGGAGCAAAAGGTCGGCGTCGTAGGCGAGCCTGTGGAGACCGAATACGGCTACCACGTCATCAAGGTCGAGAAGCGCGACGAGCCGACGCTGGAAAGCTCCAAGCAGACGATCAAGGAAACGATCGGCCAGACCAAGCTGAACGACTACATGCAGAATGAAGTTCCAAAGCTGATCACGAAGAAGGAAGAATTCAAGGATCCGTCCCCGAGCCCGGCAGCCAGCCCTGCTGCGAGCCCGGCAGCCAACTCCGGCGCCGAGAACGGTGCGGCTACGAATTCCTCCGATGCGGCAGCGAACAACGGCTCCAAGTAA
- the spoVT gene encoding stage V sporulation protein T: MKATGIVRRIDDLGRVVIPKEIRRTLRIREGDPLEIFVDRDGEVILKKYSPIGELGDFAKEYAESLSESTGHITLITDRDTVIAIAGASKKDYMDKPVGPLLETAMDNRKTAVETASGEYEVVKNGPETYTSFVAAPIIAGGDPIGTVVLLSKDDSVKMAQMEIKMSETAAGFLAKQMEQ; encoded by the coding sequence ATGAAAGCAACTGGAATCGTGCGCCGGATCGATGATCTCGGCCGTGTCGTTATCCCGAAGGAAATCCGCCGTACGCTTCGCATCCGCGAAGGAGACCCGCTGGAGATATTTGTCGATCGCGACGGGGAAGTCATCCTTAAGAAGTACTCCCCGATCGGCGAGCTGGGCGACTTCGCCAAGGAATATGCGGAATCGCTCAGCGAAAGCACCGGACACATCACCCTGATCACGGACCGGGATACGGTCATCGCCATCGCGGGAGCTTCCAAGAAGGACTATATGGACAAGCCGGTCGGTCCCCTGCTGGAAACGGCGATGGACAACCGCAAGACGGCAGTGGAAACGGCAAGCGGCGAATACGAAGTGGTCAAGAACGGTCCCGAAACGTATACTTCCTTCGTCGCGGCCCCGATCATCGCAGGCGGCGACCCGATCGGCACGGTCGTCCTGCTCAGCAAGGACGATTCCGTCAAGATGGCTCAGATGGAAATCAAGATGTCGGAAACCGCAGCCGGCTTCCTGGCCAAGCAAATGGAACAGTAG
- a CDS encoding DUF4397 domain-containing protein: MSNHQPVWEEWQKASLYGMLAGLYEYSEPEWGRYYRQLHSEALSRLAALVRQHGLPFAPVPAHGTPAAAVSGLPGLDGPQAWNPAYPGSANYDAAPGLPGYAGANPYGYPAPHGQQGNAVLPYHAAAPHWSSEEAGFPPPPSLPGFPAPSGFQGLSASAGYPGSYGYPSPSFWPGPAGAASPLPDWTPSAAPQKSAGAAAGGSAHSYGSPTDSPYKPNSGSPVPREPHPGDGEQHAAPELSDSAGLPPAHVRLLHAQTGKEKLDFHLGTTVQPLDYLEASSYLEVRPGRCPLAIQEGPSRSPVASAELDLRSGAWMTAAVAGNGELLLFEDERESSADRARIRLLHLADGRAPADLMIRDGGTLFRRVAYGSPSSYITLSPAELELELCEAGSLRTLLSPQSVTLSPAQAATLLFTGDSGLIVLADGS; this comes from the coding sequence ATGTCCAACCATCAGCCCGTATGGGAAGAATGGCAGAAGGCCAGCCTTTACGGCATGCTGGCCGGACTTTACGAATACAGCGAGCCCGAGTGGGGCCGTTATTACCGGCAGCTTCATTCCGAGGCTCTGTCCCGGCTGGCCGCGCTTGTGCGGCAGCACGGTCTTCCATTCGCCCCCGTCCCGGCTCATGGAACTCCGGCTGCCGCCGTGTCCGGACTTCCCGGACTCGACGGCCCGCAAGCCTGGAACCCGGCCTATCCCGGATCCGCGAACTACGACGCCGCACCCGGCTTGCCCGGCTACGCCGGCGCCAATCCATACGGCTATCCCGCCCCGCATGGGCAGCAAGGAAATGCCGTCCTGCCCTACCATGCGGCCGCCCCGCATTGGAGTTCCGAGGAAGCGGGATTTCCTCCCCCTCCCTCTCTCCCAGGCTTTCCAGCTCCCTCCGGCTTCCAAGGGCTCTCCGCATCGGCGGGTTATCCGGGCAGCTACGGCTACCCTTCCCCAAGCTTCTGGCCTGGACCGGCTGGCGCAGCTTCACCCCTGCCCGACTGGACGCCGAGCGCAGCCCCGCAGAAATCCGCGGGAGCGGCTGCTGGCGGATCGGCGCACTCATATGGCAGCCCGACGGATAGTCCCTATAAGCCGAATTCGGGAAGCCCCGTTCCAAGAGAACCGCATCCAGGAGACGGCGAGCAGCATGCCGCTCCCGAGCTGTCCGATTCAGCCGGGCTCCCGCCGGCCCATGTCCGCCTTCTCCATGCCCAGACCGGCAAGGAGAAGCTGGACTTCCACCTCGGAACGACGGTTCAGCCGCTCGATTACCTGGAGGCATCCTCCTATCTTGAAGTCCGTCCGGGCCGTTGCCCGCTCGCCATTCAGGAGGGGCCATCCCGATCCCCCGTCGCCTCAGCCGAGCTCGACTTGCGCAGCGGAGCATGGATGACAGCGGCTGTAGCCGGCAACGGGGAGCTTCTCCTGTTCGAGGATGAGCGGGAATCGTCTGCCGACCGCGCCCGGATCCGGCTGCTCCATCTGGCTGACGGCCGAGCCCCTGCCGACCTCATGATCCGGGATGGAGGCACGCTGTTCCGGCGCGTGGCTTACGGCTCGCCTTCATCCTACATCACGCTGAGTCCGGCCGAGCTCGAGCTGGAGCTATGCGAGGCAGGGTCGCTCCGCACCCTGCTCTCCCCGCAGTCGGTCACGCTCTCTCCCGCCCAAGCCGCAACCCTTCTGTTTACGGGCGACAGCGGCTTGATCGTGCTTGCGGACGGATCTTGA